From the genome of Triticum aestivum cultivar Chinese Spring chromosome 1A, IWGSC CS RefSeq v2.1, whole genome shotgun sequence:
CTTAATAAATTAGAACAAAAAGCTTATGTCTCCAAGACTGTTGGATTTGAGAAGTCAACTCTTCATGGCTCCATCTGGAGACAAATACATCTGTATccagacaaatctaagacaagaattttgggacagaggtaaTACTAGACAAACACGACCTTAGCTGCCACTTATGATAGCTCACATTGTGGGAAGTAATTGACAACTGAGCCTACATAACAGAGCAATGTGAATTTCGGATCAAGGGATATTTATATCTTAGAAGAGCAATGTGATGGGGCATTTTCTATTTGAGAAGCTACTCTAGTCTGGAAAATTGAAGCTGAAGAGCACACGCAACCTGCAGAAACTAGCTATCAGAAGTTACATGACCGAGATTTCTATCTTCCACCGCTGAATGTTAAGTACTACACACACTGGATACAAGAACAATTACAAACCACATGCCAATTTGCTCCCAGTTCTACACCCTAAACATTTTTTTAGAGAAAACAAAATCACAACCTACGAATGTCAGTGCACTACCAATCAGGTGAGAGGGCTTTGTCCACCACCACGAGTAATAAGAAGCAGAAGGAAGAAGAGAGGGACGACgcacggtgaggaggaggaggaagaggagggagctGACGAATCCGCCGGCGATGGTCTTGAGCTCCGACGCGGCGAACCAGCCCCGGTACATCTCCAGCAGCGACAGCGTCACCGCGAACAGCAGCAGCGACAGCAGCATCGACCGCCCCGTGCCCGCCATCTGCGACACCAGATCTCCGACAGCCAACGGGCAGCGAAATCAACACCCAATCCAAGAACCAAAATCGTCCCAGCGCCGCAGGAGAACGGAGATCCTCACCTGGACCGGCGCCTAGGATCGGAGATCTGAGGCGGCAGCGCGGGGGAGCAGTAGGGTTTTGGCGCTGCCGCTTCTTCTTCCCCCAGTCCGTCGCGAGGTGTGTGGTGTGGTGAGATCTACCACGCCGCCGAGTCGTCGTGGAAGAGACAATGTACGGGCCGTATTGGGCCGACGACTCAGAGCCCGATGGACCCCGTTTCGGGCGTATGGGCGGCTCGGTTCGGTTGGAATGTTTTGCTTAACGGGCCGCATATGGGCCGTTGGTTAGGGCCTGATGAAAGCGGACGCGCACCGCCGTCGCCGCTCCGTTCCCCATCCGTCCCCCTGCCCCCGGTCGCACTCGTGCTGCTGCTCCCcgcatcgtcgccgtcctcctcctccgccgcggcgCCTCGACGCGGAGAGATCCGCGCGCGGGGCCTGGGCCGCCGTCACTTCGTCAGGTCTCCTCCCCGCTCCCTCTCCAGAACCTTCTGCTAGAACCCTCTTCCCTTCCCGTGGGCAGGGCGGCGAGTGGCCGCCGCCGTGCGGGCGCGGGGCTGGGCGGGGCTCGCTTGCTTCTGGATCCCCGCCATTTGGTCTTGCCGTCGTCCGTGGGCTCGCTGTGTGGTGCGGTGGCTTTGGAATTTCAGTAGATTCGATTTTGGCGGTGGCGCTTTTCGTGCCGCTGGTCGGATGCCGGGACCAACCTGGATTGGGGCCTGGGGAATCTGAGCTGCCGATTGCTCCTGTGCTTTTCTACGTAGCTTGATTTTCTTCAGCAATCTGTTGGAGAGTGTGGGTGACTGTATGCTCGCGATTGCTTTGGTTCTCAGCAAGTAGGTTTTCTTAGCTGTTTTTGTGCTATAGCTGTGATTGGGAGCTTTTGAGCTTGATTCAAGCTCGCCCGCATGTCGCATATTAGCTTCGGCAAGCTGGGTATGCATTGCCCTGTTGCCGTGGCCGTAAATTCTCCTAGACGTAACCTTTTGCCGGTCAGAGCATCGTAACCACAGTGTTAACTTTTCTCCCCGAAGTAACTGGAACAAAATTTCTGCTCTCAATGTAATCCAACTGGTGACCAGCATTTTGTCGTCGGTTTTGGTAttagcctcttacagaaatgtagggaaaggctgcgtactatagacccaaagtggtcggacccttccctggaccctgcgcaagcgggagctacatgcaccaggttgccctttttttttggTATTACTGCAACCTTGAACCTAGCAGAGTCACGTTAGCACATGATACAGAACAGGGGTATATAGATTATTTAATTTACCATGTTGTACACAAATGGAAACATGCATTTGTAACCATATAGATAAGAACCTGATATTCGAACTACAACTAGCCTTATACTAAGGATTGTTGTACTTTTGCTGTTGACCTACTCAAAATCGGTGCTTGTGGAAGATGGAACAACATGTTGTTTTGAGATTGCCTATGGCTGGGTACAAATGTGTGATCTGATAGAAAGTTGACATGGCTTTGGTCCCTTAATAGCATTCATAGTTTGGTTAATGTGTCTAATGACGATCAGATGGAAGGATGATGAGTGTTGCAACATGGCATGTTGTGATTGTATATGCAGGGCCCCATCATTGGAAGTGTCCGATCAATGTGGAATTTGGTAGCTCTTTTTTGTTTATCTTGTTTAATACAGTGAAATTTACCACCTCCATGGTTAATATGATTCCTCCAATCACACCTCAGTTCCTTACCAAACCTGGTCAAATACAAGAACCAGACCCTTGATTGAAGTGGCCTGCATTCTGGCCTGTTGAGGTTCCCTGGAGAATTTTCCTTGTTTTGTTCCCAGAAATCTATTATAGGAAGTAGGTCACCAGCTGCAAGCCTGCATCTCATGCTGAACCAAAAGGTGATATTAATTCGAAGTTTTTGGTCGTGGAGTCGCGTCAAGTCTCCCTAGCCCGGATTATTCGGCGACTTGTTATCGCTAATCGCCCCAAGTCGCCGCAACTAGTCAAGCGAGTTTACAGAGAGGATGAGATGATGTTGAGGGCAAAGTTGCAGTTGAGGAGGAGCTTGATTGTGAGGTCAAGGTGGCATGAAGCTCCTAGGCAAGGTCTTTGGGCTCTTGGCTGGGCCACGGAGGAGCCGAGTTGCTTCAGTGTAGGAGGAAGATGGCTCCAAGTTGATAGGGGTAGGAGCATatttggcccatgaaggcccatttgAAAACCCTAGCTTTCTTGATGTATCTAGACCGTCCATACTTATCCAAGCCATCTGTACCATCCATCAAGAATAGAAGAGTGGTAACTGCCCAGCAGCGCGTGACCAGGACTATACATAGCCGCCGCCAGTGCAGATTCCTTCTTTCTTCCCATACCTTCTTCCCTCTTACAAGTTACAACACACCAGCGGCAGGGTAGATCTGTAGCCGGCGGCGGGGTAGATCCATAGCCGGCGGCGTCAAGGAGATAGATTTCTCGCCGAAGACCTCGCCGGCCGTCCAAACCAGCACACACGCGTCTACTAGGGGGTGAGTTGCACGACTTGCTCTGCTAGTTGTGTCACCGTAGCAGGACTTCGTCACTGATCAGCGAGGCGATTAGCCCGTGCCTCATCGATGATTAGTCGGTGACTCAAAACCTTGTATTGATTTAATACCACAACGGTGTTTTCATGTCTAGATTTGTTAGGGGCCCATAAATACGAGGGCCATCTGAGGCAGTGGAACATCATAGTTTGTGCTCTTCCGGAGTGTTTGTCCTAGGCTTTGGTGTGTTGCAAGTTTTagtcatggcttcttccattcagTACTTTCTTTGTCTaatattttttgtaattttataGAAACTTATGTTTCCTTTTAGATATTAGCTAGTGGCTTGCTTGTAGGTGTAAACTTGGAAATAATTATGGTTTATCTTCGTATCAATCTTCCTTCTGTGCTTGTCCATTTTGGAAATAATCAGAATGCTAGTCGTAATGTTTTAAATACCAAACTGGTTCTGGAAATTGCACACAGCCTCATTTGTTTTCTAGATTGGTTCTCATGTTTTTTCTACCCTCCTTATTGTGTCATCTTGTTAACTGTATTTCGTAAAATTGTGCAGTGTGATAGTTTGTCCTGCATGACTGCAGTTTTTTAGAATGTAGTATATATAGAGCTCTGATATCTTCTAACTAGTTAGTGTTTTGATCTTGAAATTCAACTTTAGGTCATGTGTTGCGTTTAGCTATGTAATTATTTCATTCTGTTTTACTATAAGCATCCTGCACCTCTGGAAGGACCCCCTATATTTATTACTTACACATATTATCTTTTCCTGGACTCCAGATTGGACCGATTATCACTCAGTTGGGGAAATAACGGAATAGTATTTTGACTTCCTGTTGCCTTGATCGTTCTTTGGGCATCATCACAATGTCAGGATCACTGAATGTATGCTTCCATCTTTCCTTACTTAATATGGTTACTCATTTTCTCCCGTTCCTATTCAGTAAATCACCTAACTCCACCTCATTTTGGCTTCCACTTCCATATGTTGCTTGAGCTAATATGTCGACTCATTTAACCTGTCTGTTTTTAGACATGATGTTGTTTTTATGTTATTTATTACTCCCTGCCAAGTTCCTCCGTCTCAAAAAGTGGACAGAATAGCTTTAATCGTGATCAGGGTTCATTGTCCACTTCTGTGTACTGATGACAATGGCTAGCTATGTTTTTCAAAAGGCCTTTGGTTTATTGTCATTACCTTTTGCAGTCAAATATTGGTGGGGATTCAACAGGAAGGCCATTCACATCAACCTTTTCTGGTCAGTCTGGATCATTTCCTAATTTCCATCACTCTGGTTAGTATAAATCTTACATATTTGTGTAATCCAATAATCATGTTCCAAAGTATCTCATAAAGCTAACTTATTTGAACTTCTTGGAAGGCTTGCATAATATCCACGGAAATCTCAATCTTGCATCACTATCGCCAAGGAATGCTTCATTGTCAGGTATTCCATCCCCAGGTGTTCAACAACCTGGGGGCAATATTTCTGGTAGCCGGTTTCCCTCAAATAACCTTCCAGTGTCCATGTCTCAGGTTTGTTCTCCTCTTTTCAAGTCCACAACATGTTAATATCATGCTGAGTGTTCTATCACTTAACTAATTTTCTTGCCCTTTTGTAGATTTCTCATGGCCATTCTGGGATCAGCAACAGAGGAGGTATGAATGTTGGGGGGAATGCTGTATTTAGTAGTAGCATGAATGCTATTGGTGGTTCAGCACAAGGTTTATCCTCAAGCATGGCTAATGTTGGTAATCGAAATTCTGCTCCTGGGTTGACAGCTTCTTCAGTTTTGGGGAACTTAGGCCCACGGATAACAAATTCTGCGGGCAATATAGTGGGTGGCAGCAGTATTGGCAGAAGCATAAGCTCAGCAGGAATGTCCATGCCTGGTATTGCATCCCGTATCAATTCGAGCGGCAACTCTGGAAGTGGGGCTCTTAATATCCCATCCAATCGACTGAGTAGTATGCATCAAGGTACATGGTTAATTGTTAATCTTTATTTGCTCTTTCAAACTTTTCGTGCTTCTTTGGCGaacatctattctcattttttctTCCTTGCTGGCTGAATAGTGAACTGGTGTGTGTTTCTCTCTTCCTGTAGCTGAGGTTTCAGTAGATTCATCGTGCCCTGCGCTTGTGTGGATAGCTTCTAGGCTGGGGGTTGTTTAGTTGTGTCAGATGTTTTAGTCTTGTCTTAGGCTTGAATTGTTTGCTTTCTATCAATGTGTTGAGCTGCAAgttttgcatgtttttcaaaaaagTATAGGGAAGTGGTGTTGTAAGGTACATTTCAGTCATATGACAGGGTAACTCTCTGAAGTGTTATGGATTAAACTTAAATGTGGCTCAATTTGATTGGAAATTGACACGGGGAACTGAGTTTTTTCACCTATTGCATTCATAAAACAGTGCACCGCCTTGAGGTTGTCTGCCTTGGTTGCCCACACTAGATTATATGTATAACAGTCGAAGCAACTAAACTGTATATACAACTACTGGGTTTATTAAGAGCTTGGAATTTCTTCTCTCTTGGTGTAAGGGGGTGTGGGGCAAACTGACCTAATGGATTTtttattttgtaaaaaaaatgagTCTGTTTATTTTTTTTCTCCAGCGTCACCACAGTTCATGAACATTCTTGGGAGTTCTTATCCAGCACCTGGAGGAACGCTATCTCAGAACCAAGTTCAGGCAGGAAACAATTCTTTTAGTTCTTCAGGAATGCTACATGATGGAAACTCTGGTGACAATTCTCCGTTTGACATAAATGATTTTCCCCAGTTAACTGGGCGTCCTAATTCTGCTGGAGGTGGTCAAGGGCAATATGGTAATGCTACAACACTAACAAAATCTGCAATCTTTAGTGCTTTGATAATGTCAGGTAACTAATTTTTCGTACTTTGTAATTTGAAGGGTCACTGCGAAAACAAGGAGTAAGTGTAAATGCCATTGTGCAACAAAACCAGGAGTTCAGCATTCAGAATGAAGATTTTCCAGCTTTACCAGGATATAAAGGTATGTCTCCTCCATTGGTAGTCTCACTATGCACATAGTGGACAACTCTATAAATCTTGATGAGATTAACTATCTGTTTCTTGTTAGTTTTTAGCCTTTTCCCTTGTAGTAGTATCTTTTATCTTGTTACTGTTATCTGGAAAAGATAATGTTTCATGTCTTGTCGGTTCCTTCACTATTTTCTTCTCTGTTAACCACATATCATGGTTCAATCTTCTTCTCAATTCTTCACCTGGCATAAATTTATCCTTCTCTCGCAAGCTGGGGTAGTTAACTTTCATCAGAGATTTATAATCACGTTATATGTATTGCAATGTGTTCTATCGAAGTTGTTCAGCTAAATTCATATCATGGCAGTTATTCCTATCATGTTCCTTTCTGCTGATTACTTCTGGGCAAACCCCCTGCTTTTATTTTCTGGATATTACCTTATTGTATGTTTCTTTGGAATATAAGGCAATTCGTCAGATTATGGTATGGATTTGCATCACAAGGACCACCTTCATGAGAATGCAAATATTATGCAGGGACAACATTTTCCTGTGAGTTCATGTTGTTCTATCATTTCATCCCAGGTCAGCTATACCTTCTTATTCTTAAATTCTCACATATGATTCTGCAGATGGGTAGATCATCTGGCTTTAATTTGGGAGGTAGCTATCCAGCCCGCCAACAACAGCAGCAGAGCACTACTTCGGTAAGCATACTAGCATTTTTTTCGCACAGCCAGCACATATTTGGGGTTGAACACACCACTCTGAGAAGTTAGGATACACACATTTTAACCCTTTTCATGTGTCTGCTAACCTTTTGACTGTGGATTGTTAACTACTCTGATTGTGTTCATTAGGTTCAAAATGGTCTTGATAATATTGGGCTAAGGCCGATAAATTCTCCAAGTCCGTCTTCTAATTCGGGGTCTTACGAGCAACTCATCCAGCAATACCATCAACCGCAGACTCAGAATTCACTTAGGTCGCAGACGTCTTCGGGCCAACAGTCATCTAAGGATCAGAGTCAAAAGTCTGCTCAGGGAAAAGAAACTGTGCCAGACCCATATAGTTTACTTGGATTGTTGAACTTAATAAAATCAAAAGAGCCTGGACCAACAGCTCTTGCTTTAGGGCTTGATTTAACTACACTAGGGCTGAATTTGAACTCTCCAGATTGTCTTTGGAAGACATTTGGCTCTCCATGGTCAAACGAGCCAGCTAAAGGAGAACCTGATTATCAGATCCCTGCTTGTTATTCTGCTGAGCAACCTCCACCACTGCAGGTAAGCTGCTTCCCATTTGGTTTACAATAGCCTCTTGAACCCTGACATCTCATATATTTTTTCTCCATCTGCAGCCATTCAATTTTCCAAAGTTTCACCCCTTGACACTATTCTACATCTTCTACAGGTATATTGAATAGAATGAACTGTGTGTCTGGTTTTACTAGTCTATGCATTATTTGACTTTGCTCTTTGTGCAGTATGCCGAAGGATGTTGCTCAGTTATATGCCGCGAATGAACTGTAAGCACAAACCTGCACAGTTGTTGGTATCTCAGCAGATTACTATTTTAGTGGACCTTCATTTGCCTGCTGTTCACACGCCCTATGCATTTGTCAACTGTTTTCATGTGTTTGCTCttttgtagtactccctccgtttttatttactccgcatatttgCTTTGACTGAAGCCACACtatacaaagtttgaccaaatttatacaatAACAAGTTTATAGGGTAGCCAGCTATTGACGGAGTTACAACTAATAAGTTTCTTGAAAAAAAAATACAACTAGAAGTCCTTTATGCCCTTTTTCCTTCACTCGATCCTTAGTTGTACAACCTCCCTCAATTTTTATGACCCCCCTGGATCTATTCTTATTGAGAATAGGCCTCTTCTCACACTATACCAGTTCTTTTTACGTTGTCTAATCTTGACACTACAATCGTGCTTGGACCTATCTTACATATAGCAATATTATTGGTCTACTTATCACCTTTTGACCTTTATTGGTCTAtttatcaccaaagagctagctatggacaggggtgcgtcgaagcttgctatccatgtgccagagccatgagttggttgcgagatcttatgggtttcacctctagcctaccccaacttgtttgggaccaaaggctttgttgttgttgaatCGAAATGGCCTGGCTTGTCAATGTCAAATGACTCAAATTTCTGATTCCACCTATTTTCCAGATATAACAAAGGGTGGTTTTACCACAGAGAGTATCGTGTGTGGCTCACACGAGCTTCAAATGTGGCGCCTCTTGTGAAAACACCACTGTATGAACGAGGATCCTACATTTGTTTTGATCCCAGCCTGTGGGATACAATTCAGAAGGTTTCATCTGAACAAGAATTGATAGTCTTTATAGCCTGATCGCACAGCAGGGAAAGTAATCTGAGCATTTTTCGTTGATTGCAGGACAACTTTGTGCTCCAATATGAATCTGTAGAGAAGAGACCTGTCCTCCCTTCCGCCAGCCAAAATGTTAGATTATAAGGTCAGCACTTGGATTTCCCGCCTCACATTCATGTATTTTATGTCCCTAATGCCGCAGTTTCATAGTTCCATGTTCGTAGGCCCGGCTTTTCTGACATGCTACCGATTTGTGCTTGCAGCTGTTGTACTTCTTCTGCACTAGAGAATTGTCGTTTTTCTTCATCCGGATCAGTACCTGTTATTATCATAGGATATAGGTGGCGTACATTTGTGCAAAATGATTCTGTAAGTGCATCTGAAAAATACTCTTATTTGTTTGTCAAGATTGATTAACTTTGTGGCGCTGAATTTCGTTTTTTCTGGGCAGGACTTGTGTGCTGTTCCGAAGAAGGAGCTTCTCTGTGTTGGCTGGCAGCCTTGATGGTAGCTTTAGACATGTAGCCGAGGAAAATGCGCCTCATTAATCCGTTGGCTGTAAACCAGTAGGGTCAATTTGGTATTGTTGGCTGTAATAGACTTGAAATTTTAGCTTCCGTAAAATTCAGACCTGTACTCTTTAACTATGAGTTAATTACCAGTACTTTGGATTTACAATGTGGCCCTCGTTTTTAATAGTCTGGGAATGATGGTCGTGATTTGCTTGTCACTGGTGACTGACAATACTGCTACATGTGAACTCACCAATCTGGTGAAATGTGTGAAGGTTCACAAAGTGCACGTGTACAAATCATCCGTGCACTCCTACCCAGGATTCAGACGTGCAAAGCCCTCACTCTTGGACCCTAACGAGTGCTGGGCCGTGCTGGCCGTACATGATCACCACCTTTGCACCTTGAAAACATCTGGGGCAAGGACCTTGAAGGTGAGGAAGTACCCGATTTTAGCTTGTGAGCTATGGCGAAGTCGGGCCATCCTTCATCCATTGCCACCCTCCTGTTGACATCCCATAGCCTCGTCATCCAAGAGTGTCCGAGTTATTTAcgcaaaaccaccacacttggggctagggtaacaagtCAGTACTAGATTTAAGCCAGGTCACAAAAAACCATCAACTATATGCCTAATGACTAACGAAGAGTACTGATTGTTTAATAAGCTCATGAAAACAGTGAAACTGACAAGTTGGGCCCACCTGCCAGGCTGATGTGGCGTGCTTGTGTGGACAATATGCTGAGTCGGATGAGGGTCCCATTTGTAAATGACTCAAGTGTTTATCTTTTTTCCATTTTCCTTTTTCGCCTAGGCATTTTCCTCCTGGACATTTCAACAAACAGGTAATGTGTGCTGATTGACATTTGCGCACCGCACGCCGCCAACGCCGCTCACCGCCCTTGCTAGCCGACAGTCACCTGAGACCTGGCCGCGCCCGTGCTCGCGGCGCCCGCCAGGAGGCCCTAGTCGCGCTCGTGCTCGCGGCACCCGCCCATTGGCCTTGGTCGCGCCCGTGCTCGCGGCGCCCGCCAGGAGGCCCTAGCCGCGCTCTTGCTCGCGACGCTCGCCCATTGGCCTTGGTCGCGCCCATGCTCGCGTGCACTATGGTGGAGCGCCATGGTCATGCCCGTGCTCACGGTGACCGCCAGAGGCCCTGGTCAGGGGTGCGCCGTGGTGGAGCGTGCTAGTCATGCCCGTGCTCGCGGCGCGGCCCTTGCCGCGTGCGCCGTCGTGGAGCGCCATGGCCATGGCCACACTCGCGGCGGTGCCCATGGTGGCTTCCTAGACCAAAGCGCCCCGACGACCTTTGGACCCGGAGAGGTGCTTGGCATCGAGACGCCTCCCAGCACGCGCAGCCGTGCCTTTGACTCTGACGACGGTGAAGCCCTCCACGTGGCGGCGCGGCCCTAGATGGCTAGCCACAGCGGCTCGGGAGTGGTTTGGGTGGCGGGGCGGACAAGAGCTGGAGGTGCGGCTGGGGTTGGATCCTGCCCGGGGTAGTGGCTTGTGGCCATGGGTTGTAGGTGGCTGGGGCGGTGAATTAGGTGGCTAGGGCGGCGAGGAGGCTCTCTGGTGGTGGGGTGGCTCACCGGGGtaaggctccggcggcggcgatggatATGGCTGGGTTGGTGGGGAAGAAGGTGcttggggagagagagagagagaggccgacagGTGGGCCTTTGGCCACCTCAGCAAATTATCCATGTAGGCATGCCACATCGGCCCGacaggtgggtcctacctgtcGGTTTCGCTGTTTTCGCGGCCAAATCAGcccgtcagtgctccgcgttacgtATTAGGCTCAGAACTGGTGGTTTTTTGTGACCTGGCTCAAATCTGGTGCTGACTTGTTATCCTAGCCCTAAGTGTGGTGGTTTTGAGTAAATAACTCAGAGCGACCAGTGTTTTgtcacatcccaaattttcaatttggaatgttatacattagatcatcatgcatatcatattttcttgcatttttgcccgatcctagaaatttcacgcaactcaaggacctttggagagagttggagatttcgttattttcatatttgagagttttctcgaatttgaaaagaggatcatttgatttatttatttcatcttcaataattttttcggtgtcaaaatatatgagagagggaataatatga
Proteins encoded in this window:
- the LOC123060299 gene encoding probable NOT transcription complex subunit VIP2 isoform X1 encodes the protein MSGSLNSNIGGDSTGRPFTSTFSGQSGSFPNFHHSGLHNIHGNLNLASLSPRNASLSGIPSPGVQQPGGNISGSRFPSNNLPVSMSQISHGHSGISNRGGMNVGGNAVFSSSMNAIGGSAQGLSSSMANVGNRNSAPGLTASSVLGNLGPRITNSAGNIVGGSSIGRSISSAGMSMPGIASRINSSGNSGSGALNIPSNRLSSMHQASPQFMNILGSSYPAPGGTLSQNQVQAGNNSFSSSGMLHDGNSGDNSPFDINDFPQLTGRPNSAGGGQGQYGSLRKQGVSVNAIVQQNQEFSIQNEDFPALPGYKGNSSDYGMDLHHKDHLHENANIMQGQHFPMGRSSGFNLGGSYPARQQQQQSTTSVQNGLDNIGLRPINSPSPSSNSGSYEQLIQQYHQPQTQNSLRSQTSSGQQSSKDQSQKSAQGKETVPDPYSLLGLLNLIKSKEPGPTALALGLDLTTLGLNLNSPDCLWKTFGSPWSNEPAKGEPDYQIPACYSAEQPPPLQPFNFPKFHPLTLFYIFYSMPKDVAQLYAANELYNKGWFYHREYRVWLTRASNVAPLVKTPLYERGSYICFDPSLWDTIQKDNFVLQYESVEKRPVLPSASQNVRL
- the LOC123060299 gene encoding probable NOT transcription complex subunit VIP2 isoform X3 → MSGSLNSNIGGDSTGRPFTSTFSGQSGSFPNFHHSGLHNIHGNLNLASLSPRNASLSGIPSPGVQQPGGNISGSRFPSNNLPVSMSQISHGHSGISNRGASSVLGNLGPRITNSAGNIVGGSSIGRSISSAGMSMPGIASRINSSGNSGSGALNIPSNRLSSMHQASPQFMNILGSSYPAPGGTLSQNQVQAGNNSFSSSGMLHDGNSGDNSPFDINDFPQLTGRPNSAGGGQGQYGSLRKQGVSVNAIVQQNQEFSIQNEDFPALPGYKGNSSDYGMDLHHKDHLHENANIMQGQHFPMGRSSGFNLGGSYPARQQQQQSTTSVQNGLDNIGLRPINSPSPSSNSGSYEQLIQQYHQPQTQNSLRSQTSSGQQSSKDQSQKSAQGKETVPDPYSLLGLLNLIKSKEPGPTALALGLDLTTLGLNLNSPDCLWKTFGSPWSNEPAKGEPDYQIPACYSAEQPPPLQPFNFPKFHPLTLFYIFYSMPKDVAQLYAANELYNKGWFYHREYRVWLTRASNVAPLVKTPLYERGSYICFDPSLWDTIQKDNFVLQYESVEKRPVLPSASQNVRL
- the LOC123060299 gene encoding probable NOT transcription complex subunit VIP2 isoform X4, with protein sequence MSGSLNSNIGGDSTGRPFTSTFSGLHNIHGNLNLASLSPRNASLSGIPSPGVQQPGGNISGSRFPSNNLPVSMSQISHGHSGISNRGASSVLGNLGPRITNSAGNIVGGSSIGRSISSAGMSMPGIASRINSSGNSGSGALNIPSNRLSSMHQASPQFMNILGSSYPAPGGTLSQNQVQAGNNSFSSSGMLHDGNSGDNSPFDINDFPQLTGRPNSAGGGQGQYGSLRKQGVSVNAIVQQNQEFSIQNEDFPALPGYKGNSSDYGMDLHHKDHLHENANIMQGQHFPMGRSSGFNLGGSYPARQQQQQSTTSVQNGLDNIGLRPINSPSPSSNSGSYEQLIQQYHQPQTQNSLRSQTSSGQQSSKDQSQKSAQGKETVPDPYSLLGLLNLIKSKEPGPTALALGLDLTTLGLNLNSPDCLWKTFGSPWSNEPAKGEPDYQIPACYSAEQPPPLQPFNFPKFHPLTLFYIFYSMPKDVAQLYAANELYNKGWFYHREYRVWLTRASNVAPLVKTPLYERGSYICFDPSLWDTIQKDNFVLQYESVEKRPVLPSASQNVRL
- the LOC123060299 gene encoding probable NOT transcription complex subunit VIP2 isoform X2; this translates as MSGSLNSNIGGDSTGRPFTSTFSGLHNIHGNLNLASLSPRNASLSGIPSPGVQQPGGNISGSRFPSNNLPVSMSQISHGHSGISNRGGMNVGGNAVFSSSMNAIGGSAQGLSSSMANVGNRNSAPGLTASSVLGNLGPRITNSAGNIVGGSSIGRSISSAGMSMPGIASRINSSGNSGSGALNIPSNRLSSMHQASPQFMNILGSSYPAPGGTLSQNQVQAGNNSFSSSGMLHDGNSGDNSPFDINDFPQLTGRPNSAGGGQGQYGSLRKQGVSVNAIVQQNQEFSIQNEDFPALPGYKGNSSDYGMDLHHKDHLHENANIMQGQHFPMGRSSGFNLGGSYPARQQQQQSTTSVQNGLDNIGLRPINSPSPSSNSGSYEQLIQQYHQPQTQNSLRSQTSSGQQSSKDQSQKSAQGKETVPDPYSLLGLLNLIKSKEPGPTALALGLDLTTLGLNLNSPDCLWKTFGSPWSNEPAKGEPDYQIPACYSAEQPPPLQPFNFPKFHPLTLFYIFYSMPKDVAQLYAANELYNKGWFYHREYRVWLTRASNVAPLVKTPLYERGSYICFDPSLWDTIQKDNFVLQYESVEKRPVLPSASQNVRL